Part of the Nitrospinota bacterium genome is shown below.
TCTATCCACTTTCGGACTTTGCCCGATCTTCCAGGCCAGGGCATGTTCCCTGCCGCCCCCGCCAATGATCAATACTTGCATTCGTTCTCCCTTTTTAACTCTATCCCAATCCGCTGTTCACAAACATCGTGGTGTCATCAAGCGGCAAATTTATATAAAATGCCCTCTGGTTGCAAGTTTTAAACTTTTCAGGCGGCAAACCTTGGTTGAATTAAAAGGCCTTTCAAAATCATTCGGTGGAAAACCGGTCATTCAGAATGTCTCTTTGCAGATTTCGGCGGGGGAACGTTTCATTCTGCTGGGGCAAAGCGGGTGCGGCAAGACCACTCTACTGCGAATGATCGCCGGATTCGAGCAACCGGACCGGGGTGAAATCTGGATTGATGGCCAGAATGTCGTCCCCTTGCCCGTGGAACGCCGTCCGGTGGGAATCATTTTCCAGAACTACGCCCTGTTCCCGCACATGACGGTCTACGACAACATTGCCGTGGGCCTGAGAGTCCGCAAAACGCCCGAGACCGAGATTGCGCGACGCATCGGCGAGGTGTTGGAGATCACGCATCTCACCGAACTCAGCGATGCCTACCCCGGTAGATTAAGCGGCGGAGAATCGCAACGGGTCGCCATCGCCCGCGCCATCATCAACCGGCCCAAAATTCTTCTGCTGGACGAACCTCTTTCGGCGCTGGATGCCAATCTCAGGCAAAGTTTGCGCGAAGAATTGCGCGACATGCAGAAGGCTCTTGGCATCACTTTTCTGTTCGTCACCCACGATCAGGAAGAGGCCATGAGCCTGGCTGATCGCATGGGCATCCTGGAAGGCGGTCGCCTCCTGCAAGTCGGCACCCCATCCGATTTATATAACCATCCCGAGTCGCCTTTTGTCGCGGGTTTTCTGGGCGCGGTGAACCGGCTTTCGGGTGTCATAGAAAAGCAAAACGGCAATCAGACCGTTATCGCTCTTAAGGGCGGCATCAAAATCAATTGTGAACCGCAATCAAATTTCGCGGCGGGGCAGGAGGTTTCCTGTTTCATCCGCCCGGAAAAAATGTTTTTCCATGCAGAAGAAAAGAGCGGGACTTCGCTCAACCGCGTCAACACCCTCATCGTTGATAAAACCTTTTTAGGGAACCAAACCCAATATCAGGTAAAACTTGAAAACGGCCAGACTTGCACCGTTCCTGTTTCACACGGTTCGGGGGAGGAAAACAATAACGTCCTGCACTCCGGCGACCGGGTTGAGATCCTGTTTTCGGCACGCGACGTCATGCAATTTGAAAATTCTATTACGCCCGAAAGGACTAGTGATGATTCGTCTGATTGAACGCTTTCTTTCCAGCAAACTTCTGACCCTTTGCATCCTTCTGGCCGTTTCACTCCACAGCTCAGGATGCGGCGAGCCACCGGCAAAAGATTCTCCAGCCCGCCAGAAAATCGTGATGGCTACCGACACCAACCTGATTCCCATGGCGTATATCAACGACCAGAATCAACTGACCGGCTTCGAGCCGGATTTGATAAAGGCCATCGCCGATCATGCCGGCTTTGATGTTGAGATCATCTCGGTGGCGTTTCCGGGTTTGTTCGGCGGACTGATCACCGGCAAGTTTGATCTGGTGATGAGCTCCATCACCATTTTGGAAGAAAGAAAAGAACGAATGGCCTTCAGCATCCCCTACCTGCAAAGTGGTCTGGCCCTGGTGGTGCGGAAAGATCAACCGGGCATTCAGTCCGTTGAAGATCTGAGAGATCAAAACCTCACGGTCGGCGCGCAACGAGGAACCACAGCTTATTTTTATCTGGAAAAATATCCGACTCTCAAGATAAAGGGTTACGACGCTCACGGCCATGCGGTGACCGATCTCATCAATGGCAAAATCGATGGCGTGCTTGGCGAAAGCACCGGGACGTTGTATTACAAAAATCAGCAGAAAGATTATTTCAAGAAGATCAAAATGGTCGGAGAAATTCTAACGGAAGAGTTTTATGGCATCGTTTTCCGCAAAGATGAAAAGGCACTGTTGGCCAAGGTCAATGCGGCGTTGACTGCGCTTCTAGAAGATGGCACTGTGGAAAAACTGCACGCTAAATGGAACCTGGGCGACGCCGCTCAAGTTCCCAAATCAAACGCCCCGAAGGCCGGAACGTAGCACATGCATCTCAATCGCCAAAATACAAATTCCGCCATCGCCCCCCAGCACTGGGCCTGGAACCTGGCGGTTATCGGAAGTTTCATATTACTCATTTATCTTCCCGCCCGAGATCTCTTTCTCCCTGACAGTGAACCTAAGGATTACCTGACGCTCCTGCCTCTGCTTCCCGAGGGAATCTTTTACACGCTGGCCGTCACCTTTTTAGGCAGTGTGTCCGCCATTCTGATGGGGCTTCTGGTGGCCTTTGGCAAGCTTTCACGCATCCGCGGAATCCAGATCGCGGCCTCTTTCTATACAGAAATACTCAGAGGCATTCCGTTGCTGGTGCTGTTGTTTTATGTCTACTACGCTCTGGGGCAATACTTGCACATCCCTGCATTCGCCGCCGCCGTGCTGGGGTTTGGC
Proteins encoded:
- a CDS encoding basic amino acid ABC transporter substrate-binding protein, translating into MIRLIERFLSSKLLTLCILLAVSLHSSGCGEPPAKDSPARQKIVMATDTNLIPMAYINDQNQLTGFEPDLIKAIADHAGFDVEIISVAFPGLFGGLITGKFDLVMSSITILEERKERMAFSIPYLQSGLALVVRKDQPGIQSVEDLRDQNLTVGAQRGTTAYFYLEKYPTLKIKGYDAHGHAVTDLINGKIDGVLGESTGTLYYKNQQKDYFKKIKMVGEILTEEFYGIVFRKDEKALLAKVNAALTALLEDGTVEKLHAKWNLGDAAQVPKSNAPKAGT
- a CDS encoding ABC transporter ATP-binding protein, which encodes MVELKGLSKSFGGKPVIQNVSLQISAGERFILLGQSGCGKTTLLRMIAGFEQPDRGEIWIDGQNVVPLPVERRPVGIIFQNYALFPHMTVYDNIAVGLRVRKTPETEIARRIGEVLEITHLTELSDAYPGRLSGGESQRVAIARAIINRPKILLLDEPLSALDANLRQSLREELRDMQKALGITFLFVTHDQEEAMSLADRMGILEGGRLLQVGTPSDLYNHPESPFVAGFLGAVNRLSGVIEKQNGNQTVIALKGGIKINCEPQSNFAAGQEVSCFIRPEKMFFHAEEKSGTSLNRVNTLIVDKTFLGNQTQYQVKLENGQTCTVPVSHGSGEENNNVLHSGDRVEILFSARDVMQFENSITPERTSDDSSD
- a CDS encoding amino acid ABC transporter permease, which codes for MHLNRQNTNSAIAPQHWAWNLAVIGSFILLIYLPARDLFLPDSEPKDYLTLLPLLPEGIFYTLAVTFLGSVSAILMGLLVAFGKLSRIRGIQIAASFYTEILRGIPLLVLLFYVYYALGQYLHIPAFAAAVLGFGLCYGAYMADVFRAGIEAIPKEQGEAARSLGMTPRQAMFQIILPQAMRTIVPAIGNQTLGMLKDTSLVSVLAITDILRVGNEYATRHFNYFETYTYVALTYLILTLLMSRGVLTLESRMRFQ